The following proteins come from a genomic window of Helicobacter canadensis MIT 98-5491:
- a CDS encoding cytochrome ubiquinol oxidase subunit I, whose protein sequence is MEQELLQRAASVDWSRAQFALTALYHFLFVPLTLGLSFILAIMESIYVKTKNEEWKKITQFWLGIFAVNFAIGVATGIIMEFEFGTNWANYSWFVGDIFGAPLAIEGIMAFFLEATFFAVMFFGWNKVSPKFHLLSTWLVAIGSNLSAFWILVANGWMQYPIGTTFNLESARNEMTNFFEVALSPVAISKFLHTISSGYVISALLVMGISAWFLLKGRDVIAAKKSLIVGASFGLITSIFLFVSGDESAYQVTQKQPMKLAAMEGIYEGEHRAGLVAFGILNPNKQIGDDQNTFLFNITIPYALSILGNRSRNSFVPGINDLVYGNAEKNIMSIEEKIQKGHLALEAFREYKKGRESGIAANDLGQYSQIVKENMPYFGYGYLKDAKEAVPPIALTFYTFHLMVALGSWFFVLFIVVLYLAMANEITKFRKILWIALWTIPLGYIAAECGWIVAEVGRQPWAIQDLMPVGVAATHLSSVNVQISFFIFLVLFTALLIAEIGIILRQIKKGFAH, encoded by the coding sequence ATGGAACAAGAATTACTACAAAGAGCAGCAAGTGTCGATTGGAGTAGAGCGCAATTTGCCTTGACAGCACTTTATCATTTTTTATTTGTGCCTTTAACTTTAGGGCTTTCTTTTATTTTAGCAATTATGGAAAGCATTTATGTTAAAACTAAAAATGAAGAATGGAAAAAAATTACACAATTTTGGCTAGGAATCTTTGCAGTTAATTTTGCTATTGGTGTAGCAACAGGCATTATTATGGAGTTTGAATTTGGGACAAACTGGGCAAATTATTCGTGGTTTGTTGGTGATATTTTTGGCGCACCATTAGCCATTGAGGGCATTATGGCTTTCTTTTTAGAAGCTACTTTTTTTGCTGTAATGTTTTTTGGATGGAATAAAGTCTCCCCTAAATTTCACTTACTTTCCACCTGGCTTGTTGCAATTGGTTCTAATTTAAGTGCCTTTTGGATTTTGGTGGCAAATGGCTGGATGCAATATCCTATTGGAACAACCTTTAATTTAGAAAGCGCTAGAAATGAAATGACAAACTTTTTTGAAGTGGCATTAAGCCCTGTAGCAATTAGTAAATTTTTGCACACCATTTCAAGTGGCTATGTTATTTCTGCTTTACTTGTAATGGGAATCTCTGCTTGGTTTCTCTTAAAAGGGCGTGATGTTATAGCGGCTAAAAAATCGCTCATTGTAGGAGCAAGTTTTGGGCTTATCACTTCAATCTTTCTCTTTGTTAGTGGTGATGAAAGTGCCTATCAAGTTACCCAAAAACAACCAATGAAACTTGCTGCAATGGAGGGAATCTACGAAGGTGAGCATCGAGCAGGACTTGTAGCCTTTGGTATTTTAAACCCCAATAAACAAATTGGAGATGATCAAAATACCTTTTTATTTAATATTACTATTCCTTATGCACTTTCAATTTTAGGAAATCGCTCTCGTAATAGCTTTGTTCCAGGAATCAATGATTTAGTGTATGGTAATGCAGAAAAAAACATTATGAGTATTGAAGAGAAAATCCAAAAAGGTCATCTAGCCCTAGAAGCCTTTAGAGAATACAAAAAAGGTAGAGAATCTGGAATTGCTGCAAATGATTTAGGACAATATTCTCAAATTGTCAAAGAAAATATGCCTTATTTTGGATATGGCTATTTAAAAGATGCTAAAGAAGCCGTGCCACCAATTGCCCTAACCTTTTACACTTTTCACTTAATGGTGGCATTAGGAAGTTGGTTTTTTGTTTTATTTATTGTAGTGCTCTATCTTGCAATGGCAAATGAAATTACAAAATTTAGAAAAATTCTATGGATTGCTTTATGGACAATTCCGCTTGGATACATTGCTGCAGAATGTGGCTGGATTGTCGCAGAAGTAGGTAGGCAACCTTGGGCGATTCAAGATTTAATGCCTGTTGGAGTGGCTGCCACCCATTTAAGCAGTGTTAATGTGCAAATTTCTTTCTTTATCTTTTTGGTTTTATTTACCGCATTGTTAATTGCTGAAATTGGCATTATTTTGCGACAAATCAAAAAAGGCTTTGCACACTAA
- the waaF gene encoding lipopolysaccharide heptosyltransferase II, with the protein MNILVRLPNWLGDAVMATFALEILYRTYPNAHFYFVGSKVSCALFSHYSNITTIIDNSKQAKFRILALYRLAKAIPPCEIALTFQNNFFSALFLFFNRAKKRIGYANELRSLLLNIALKKPKKLHESLRFAKLVEAIIPNHCVEPKLYLKPPKISITLPMHFNHLKIAGINAGAAFGSAKRWEEQYFAAVIEDLLKHDFCVILFGVESENPINEKILSYLKQSNKILNLSGKTNLQELMAYFSKLHILITNDSGPMHIAAALNIPTIALFGPTNQEETCPFNAEHSYILSLQTFHKALSCQPCKKRSCPISQDSATYHACMRELKPQWVIEKIHSLIS; encoded by the coding sequence ATGAATATTCTTGTTCGTCTTCCAAATTGGCTAGGTGATGCGGTGATGGCGACATTTGCCTTAGAGATTCTCTATCGCACTTATCCAAATGCTCATTTTTATTTTGTAGGAAGTAAGGTGAGTTGCGCGCTTTTTAGCCATTATTCTAATATCACGACTATCATTGATAATAGCAAACAAGCTAAATTTAGAATTTTAGCACTTTATAGACTTGCTAAAGCTATTCCTCCTTGTGAGATTGCTTTGACTTTTCAAAATAACTTTTTCTCCGCACTTTTCTTATTTTTTAATCGTGCTAAAAAACGCATTGGTTATGCCAATGAGTTGCGTTCTTTACTTTTAAATATTGCCTTAAAAAAGCCCAAAAAACTCCACGAATCTCTAAGGTTTGCCAAACTTGTAGAAGCTATTATTCCTAATCATTGCGTTGAGCCAAAACTCTATTTAAAACCACCTAAAATCTCCATAACACTTCCTATGCATTTTAATCATTTAAAAATTGCAGGAATCAATGCGGGTGCGGCTTTTGGAAGTGCTAAGCGTTGGGAGGAGCAATATTTTGCTGCTGTGATAGAGGATTTATTAAAGCACGATTTTTGTGTGATTCTCTTTGGCGTAGAATCAGAAAACCCTATTAACGAAAAGATTCTCTCTTATCTTAAACAAAGCAATAAAATATTAAATCTAAGTGGAAAAACCAATCTTCAAGAATTAATGGCGTATTTTTCAAAACTTCACATTCTTATCACCAATGATAGCGGTCCTATGCACATTGCCGCAGCTTTAAATATTCCCACTATTGCACTTTTTGGACCAACTAACCAAGAGGAAACTTGCCCCTTTAATGCAGAGCATTCTTATATTCTTTCTCTTCAAACCTTTCACAAAGCACTTTCGTGCCAACCTTGCAAAAAACGCTCCTGCCCTATCTCACAAGATTCTGCTACTTATCACGCTTGTATGCGAGAATTAAAACCACAATGGGTGATTGAAAAAATTCATTCCCTTATAAGTTAG
- a CDS encoding shikimate kinase, translating to MHSTNLVLIGFMGSGKSSVAKALYQHTRSLILDSDLMIENNENMTIPEIFSQKGEQYFRDLERAFCLFVSQNIRHCIISTGGGMPMFCDVKQMGKVFFLDLSFEDILLRLSKEERLKRPLFKNQKAALELYQKRYQVYKDSAHFCINANRSIPEITQEILDCLPMK from the coding sequence TTGCATTCTACTAATCTTGTCTTGATTGGATTTATGGGAAGTGGAAAAAGTAGCGTTGCCAAAGCACTTTATCAACATACTCGCTCCTTGATACTTGATAGTGATCTAATGATTGAAAATAATGAAAACATGACAATTCCTGAAATTTTTTCTCAAAAAGGCGAGCAATATTTTAGAGATCTTGAGAGAGCATTTTGTCTTTTTGTATCCCAAAATATCCGCCATTGCATTATTTCAACAGGAGGTGGAATGCCTATGTTTTGTGATGTTAAACAAATGGGAAAAGTGTTTTTTTTGGATCTTAGTTTTGAAGATATTCTTTTGCGTCTTAGCAAAGAAGAGAGACTTAAACGACCACTTTTTAAAAATCAAAAAGCAGCTTTAGAGCTTTATCAAAAACGCTATCAAGTTTATAAAGATTCTGCACATTTTTGCATTAATGCCAATCGCAGTATTCCAGAAATTACGCAGGAAATTTTAGATTGTTTGCCAATGAAATAA
- the cydB gene encoding cytochrome d ubiquinol oxidase subunit II, translating to MFFGLELLGLQIYWWGILSLLGGLLVFMFFVQGGQGMLFELTKNEEEKALIINSLGRKWELGFTTLVLFGGASFAAFPLFYSTSFGGAYWVWLIILFCFIIQAVSYEYRKKEGNLLGSKTYEVFLFINGILGVFLIGVALSTFFSGANFSLDSSNFVTWQNPAKGLEALLNPWNFLLGFALVFLSRILACGYFLNNIDDETLKPRFQKKILPNSVAFLVFFLAFLFWIFTKEGFALLPNGDIGLQKYLYLQNFLDFPFLIGILLVGVVFVLFGMLMTYKGCKKGIFALGIGSVLAVFAILLSIGIGKSAFYPSLVDLQSSLTIQNASSSYYTLSVMGYVSLLVPFVLAYIIYVWNLMDKVKITKEELRKDSHQY from the coding sequence ATGTTTTTTGGATTAGAATTACTGGGATTACAAATTTATTGGTGGGGTATTTTAAGTCTTTTGGGCGGACTTTTGGTGTTTATGTTTTTTGTCCAAGGCGGACAAGGAATGCTTTTTGAACTTACTAAAAATGAAGAAGAAAAAGCACTTATTATTAATTCTTTAGGTAGAAAATGGGAACTTGGATTTACCACTTTAGTGCTTTTTGGAGGGGCTTCATTTGCTGCTTTTCCTTTATTTTATAGCACTAGTTTTGGTGGGGCATATTGGGTTTGGCTTATTATCCTTTTTTGCTTTATTATTCAAGCTGTTAGCTATGAATACCGCAAAAAGGAAGGCAATTTACTTGGATCAAAGACTTATGAAGTTTTCTTGTTTATTAATGGAATCTTGGGAGTTTTTCTTATAGGCGTTGCGTTAAGCACCTTTTTTAGTGGAGCAAATTTTAGTTTAGATTCTTCTAATTTTGTAACTTGGCAAAATCCTGCCAAAGGCTTAGAAGCCTTACTTAATCCTTGGAACTTCCTTCTAGGTTTTGCCTTGGTTTTTTTAAGTCGAATCTTAGCTTGTGGCTATTTTTTAAACAATATTGATGATGAGACTTTAAAGCCTAGATTCCAAAAAAAGATTCTGCCAAATAGCGTTGCATTCTTGGTTTTTTTCCTTGCTTTTTTATTTTGGATTTTTACTAAAGAGGGCTTTGCTCTTTTGCCAAATGGAGATATTGGCTTACAAAAATACCTTTATTTGCAAAACTTCTTAGATTTTCCTTTTTTAATTGGAATCTTGCTAGTTGGTGTTGTATTTGTCTTATTTGGAATGCTAATGACTTATAAGGGTTGCAAAAAAGGAATCTTTGCCTTAGGCATTGGCAGCGTGTTAGCCGTTTTTGCTATTTTGCTATCCATTGGGATTGGCAAAAGCGCCTTTTATCCAAGCTTAGTTGATCTACAAAGCTCACTTACAATTCAAAATGCAAGCTCAAGCTATTACACACTAAGCGTAATGGGCTATGTAAGTTTGCTTGTTCCTTTTGTTTTGGCTTATATTATTTATGTGTGGAATCTAATGGATAAAGTCAAAATTACCAAAGAAGAATTAAGAAAAGATTCTCATCAATACTAA
- a CDS encoding M20/M25/M40 family metallo-hydrolase, translating to MKENFEPLELFLEICKIPHPSKNCSKLKEWIITKAKENGATTKEDKAGNLLCTKGNPRICLQGHYDMVYVGESKDFKVQPKFLDSKWLSALDSSLGADNGAALACMILALRDFDNIECLFTSDEEVGMIGANHLELEIHSPYIVNCDSEDIDEVIYSCAGGYDLEAKKGFEILAIPQDYKCFEIKTQNFKGGHSGIEIHKNIPNAILELAKIARDLEGIIIEFWGGEKRNSIPVNATLKIALKDSQAIQLKSLSENFIITPLKQAKYGYACKDLLTAILGLKNGVIKAKDDSLLLSSNLGILKQNNENFTFYAMGRGNQEELMQENIALNQTFLKSLNFEVNILDYYAPWLEEGGKLLKLVWEIYQKHNKNAKLKSIHAGLECGILKSKFPKVEFVSIGPTILHPHSLNEKLDLESFKKFWIILQEILQKNHNF from the coding sequence TTGAAAGAAAATTTTGAACCCTTAGAATTATTTTTAGAAATTTGTAAGATTCCTCACCCAAGCAAAAACTGCTCTAAACTCAAAGAATGGATTATCACAAAGGCAAAAGAAAATGGAGCGACTACAAAAGAAGATAAAGCTGGAAATTTACTTTGCACAAAAGGTAATCCAAGAATCTGCTTACAAGGGCATTATGATATGGTGTATGTGGGAGAATCAAAAGATTTTAAAGTGCAGCCTAAATTTTTAGATTCCAAATGGCTTAGTGCTTTAGATTCTAGCCTTGGAGCGGATAATGGAGCAGCATTAGCTTGTATGATTCTAGCCTTAAGGGATTTTGATAATATTGAATGCTTATTTACAAGTGATGAAGAAGTGGGAATGATTGGGGCTAATCATTTGGAATTAGAAATCCATTCGCCCTATATTGTAAATTGCGATAGCGAAGACATTGATGAGGTTATTTATAGTTGTGCGGGTGGATATGATTTAGAAGCCAAGAAAGGATTTGAAATTTTAGCAATCCCTCAAGATTATAAATGTTTTGAAATCAAAACTCAAAACTTCAAAGGCGGACATAGCGGAATTGAGATTCACAAAAACATTCCTAATGCAATCTTAGAATTAGCCAAAATAGCTAGAGACTTAGAGGGAATTATCATTGAGTTTTGGGGTGGGGAAAAGCGCAACTCTATCCCTGTAAATGCAACCTTAAAAATTGCCCTTAAAGATTCTCAAGCTATTCAACTCAAATCATTATCAGAGAATTTTATCATCACCCCTCTAAAACAAGCAAAGTATGGCTATGCTTGCAAAGATCTACTCACTGCTATCTTGGGGCTAAAAAATGGCGTCATTAAAGCCAAAGATGATTCTCTACTACTTTCAAGCAATTTAGGAATCTTAAAGCAAAATAATGAGAATTTTACATTTTACGCAATGGGAAGAGGCAATCAAGAAGAATTAATGCAAGAAAATATTGCTCTAAACCAAACCTTTTTGAAATCTTTAAACTTTGAAGTAAATATATTAGATTATTATGCACCTTGGTTAGAAGAAGGAGGAAAATTACTAAAATTAGTATGGGAAATCTACCAAAAACACAACAAAAATGCAAAATTAAAAAGCATTCACGCTGGACTTGAATGCGGAATCTTAAAATCAAAATTCCCTAAAGTAGAGTTTGTCTCCATAGGACCAACCATTCTACATCCCCACTCTTTGAATGAAAAATTAGATTTGGAAAGCTTTAAGAAATTTTGGATAATTTTGCAAGAAATTTTACAGAAGAATCATAATTTTTAG
- the eno gene encoding phosphopyruvate hydratase yields the protein MVYIDEIQAQEVLDSRGNPTIQASVLLSDGSVGSAIVPSGASTGKREALELRDGDERFLGKGVLKACENVQTSIADTLCGMSPFDQSDIDKTLIELDGTENFSKLGANATLGVSMAVARAAAKSLNIPLYRYLGGANALVLPVPMLNIINGGSHADNTVDFQEYMIMPVGFDTFGEAMRASAEIYQYLKKILKDSKHITSIGDEGGFAPNLKTNEEPIQVILEAVKKAGYKEGDQIAIALDVASSEFVNEKGIYCLKGEGRELSSEELIEYYEKLIAKYPIVSIEDGLSEDDWSGWEKLTQKLGNKIQLVGDDLFVTNAKILAQGIKQNVANAVLIKPNQIGTVSQTMETVRLAQRNNYRCIMSHRSGESEDSFIADFAVALNTGEIKTGSTARSERMAKYNRLLAIENELAYPEYLGKSLFRK from the coding sequence ATGGTTTATATTGATGAAATTCAAGCACAAGAGGTTTTAGATAGTCGTGGGAATCCTACAATTCAAGCAAGTGTTTTATTGAGCGATGGAAGTGTGGGGAGTGCGATTGTCCCAAGTGGTGCTAGCACGGGCAAAAGAGAGGCTTTGGAATTACGCGATGGAGATGAGAGATTCTTAGGTAAGGGTGTTTTAAAGGCTTGTGAAAATGTTCAAACCAGTATTGCTGATACACTTTGCGGTATGAGTCCTTTTGATCAAAGCGATATTGATAAGACACTAATTGAGTTAGATGGCACAGAAAATTTCTCTAAACTTGGTGCAAATGCTACACTTGGAGTTTCTATGGCGGTAGCTAGAGCCGCAGCAAAGAGTTTAAATATTCCTCTCTATCGTTATTTGGGTGGTGCAAATGCCTTAGTGCTTCCAGTGCCTATGTTAAATATCATTAATGGCGGGAGTCACGCTGATAACACTGTGGATTTTCAAGAGTATATGATTATGCCTGTTGGATTTGATACTTTTGGTGAAGCAATGCGTGCAAGTGCAGAAATTTATCAATATTTAAAAAAGATTTTAAAAGATTCTAAACACATTACAAGCATCGGTGATGAGGGGGGATTTGCTCCTAATTTAAAGACTAATGAAGAACCTATTCAAGTTATTTTAGAAGCTGTGAAAAAAGCAGGTTATAAAGAAGGGGATCAAATTGCAATAGCGCTTGATGTTGCTAGTAGCGAGTTTGTTAATGAAAAAGGAATCTATTGCCTAAAAGGCGAAGGGCGTGAACTTAGCAGCGAAGAATTGATTGAATATTATGAAAAGCTTATTGCAAAATATCCTATTGTTTCAATTGAAGATGGTTTGAGCGAAGATGATTGGAGTGGTTGGGAAAAGCTTACACAAAAGTTGGGAAATAAGATTCAGCTTGTGGGCGATGATTTGTTTGTTACAAATGCTAAGATTCTTGCTCAAGGAATCAAGCAAAATGTTGCTAATGCCGTGCTTATTAAACCTAACCAAATAGGAACGGTAAGTCAAACTATGGAAACTGTGCGTCTAGCACAACGCAATAATTATCGTTGCATTATGAGTCATCGTAGCGGAGAGAGTGAGGATAGCTTTATAGCTGATTTTGCTGTTGCACTTAATACAGGGGAGATCAAAACGGGTTCAACAGCAAGGAGTGAGCGAATGGCAAAATACAATCGACTTTTAGCAATTGAAAATGAATTGGCTTATCCAGAATATTTAGGAAAAAGTCTTTTTAGAAAATAA
- a CDS encoding peptidyl-prolyl cis-trans isomerase, with translation MKKYLLTSLLSFVVISHAFGAPSLVNGIAFFVNGNPVTLLDVYKVQQRDKVEQNLAVDILINEKLHEEEIKKHKIVATELELNDEISAIARQNQTTPEQLESYIRTNGGNWENYKEEIKKRILKRKLYQIISQESLKMVDENQLRSYYDTHKEEFSIPQSIDVTKFFSKEGAALETLIKSGGKDIPKGIGQENEVLQTTALNPQIVSAFTQGKIGSFTPIYPIGEDFVTFLIKAKNNPTLAPFENVRDIVLQKIMSQKEDYLIYEYFEKLRSNAKVSIIRLN, from the coding sequence ATGAAAAAATATCTTTTAACAAGTTTATTGAGTTTTGTGGTGATAAGTCATGCATTTGGTGCCCCTTCACTAGTGAATGGAATTGCTTTTTTTGTCAATGGCAATCCTGTAACCCTACTTGATGTCTATAAAGTGCAACAAAGGGATAAAGTGGAACAAAATCTTGCTGTAGATATTCTCATTAATGAAAAACTACACGAAGAAGAAATCAAAAAACATAAGATTGTTGCGACAGAATTAGAGCTAAATGATGAAATTAGTGCCATAGCAAGACAAAATCAAACCACTCCCGAGCAGCTTGAATCCTATATTCGCACCAATGGTGGAAATTGGGAGAATTACAAAGAGGAGATCAAAAAAAGAATCTTAAAAAGAAAGCTTTATCAAATTATCTCCCAAGAAAGCCTAAAAATGGTAGATGAAAACCAATTACGCAGTTATTATGACACGCATAAAGAAGAATTTTCAATCCCACAAAGCATTGATGTAACAAAGTTTTTTAGCAAAGAAGGTGCAGCATTAGAAACACTTATCAAAAGTGGGGGCAAGGATATCCCAAAAGGTATCGGACAAGAAAATGAAGTTTTACAAACTACTGCCTTAAATCCACAAATTGTTTCTGCCTTTACACAAGGAAAAATAGGCTCTTTCACCCCTATCTATCCTATTGGAGAAGACTTTGTTACTTTCTTAATTAAGGCTAAAAACAATCCAACCCTTGCACCTTTTGAAAATGTTAGAGATATTGTTTTACAAAAAATTATGTCTCAAAAAGAAGACTATTTAATTTATGAATATTTTGAAAAATTACGCTCTAACGCCAAAGTTAGTATTATTCGCTTAAACTAA
- a CDS encoding AMIN domain-containing protein: MKILSVLFIFVLSVFANEPKALPKIPELNIQAPIEVQKVQSVSENNSTKVTRNPFESVMTPKESGQISNPPKLDLFTQTALNLPSTARKIKKITLSYQNLDGSISVIEKELDGDIDWHFPLVLSQEVQANATLPTMSDFNFHKLFDFHIKDKKITLKTPLQLIRDFTLASPTRLILDFKNNSKQSLKDSMTTHLPVVNKVELQTHLDFYRITLNLDGQYKYSLQNTKEGLEIAFY; the protein is encoded by the coding sequence ATGAAGATTTTGAGTGTATTGTTTATCTTTGTTTTGAGTGTGTTTGCTAATGAGCCCAAAGCATTACCTAAGATTCCAGAACTTAATATTCAAGCTCCTATAGAAGTGCAAAAAGTGCAGTCAGTGAGTGAAAACAATAGCACAAAAGTTACTAGAAATCCATTTGAATCAGTGATGACACCAAAGGAGAGTGGGCAGATTTCAAATCCACCTAAATTGGATTTATTTACTCAAACAGCTTTAAATCTCCCTTCTACGGCACGAAAGATTAAAAAAATTACTCTTTCCTACCAAAATCTTGATGGTTCTATTAGTGTTATTGAGAAAGAACTTGATGGGGATATTGATTGGCATTTTCCACTTGTGTTAAGTCAAGAAGTGCAAGCAAATGCGACCCTACCTACTATGAGTGATTTTAACTTCCATAAACTTTTTGATTTTCATATTAAAGATAAAAAGATTACCTTAAAAACACCTTTGCAGTTAATAAGAGATTTTACACTTGCTTCTCCAACACGATTGATTCTTGATTTTAAAAATAATAGCAAACAAAGTTTGAAAGATTCAATGACAACGCATTTGCCAGTTGTGAATAAAGTAGAGTTGCAGACTCATTTGGATTTTTACCGAATCACGCTCAATTTAGATGGACAATATAAATATTCTTTGCAAAATACAAAAGAGGGTTTGGAAATTGCATTCTACTAA
- a CDS encoding DUF4492 domain-containing protein, which produces MQFLSRIFYLYYDGFRNMTLGRSLWLVIILKLLIIFGFLKIFIYDKSLKTNFQTQEEKSKFVSKNLTEF; this is translated from the coding sequence ATGCAATTCTTATCTAGAATCTTTTACCTTTATTATGATGGTTTTAGAAATATGACTTTAGGGAGAAGTCTTTGGCTAGTCATCATCCTTAAGCTTCTCATTATCTTTGGTTTTTTAAAAATCTTTATTTATGACAAAAGCCTAAAAACAAACTTCCAAACACAAGAAGAAAAAAGCAAATTTGTTAGCAAAAATCTCACAGAATTTTAA
- the recA gene encoding recombinase RecA gives MALDENKQKAIELAIKQIDKAFGKGALIRLGDKPVEKIDAISTGSLGLDIALGIGGIPKGRIIEIYGPESSGKTTLALQVVAECQKKGGICAFIDAEHALDVTYAKRLGVDVENLLVSQPDFGEQALEILETLTRSGGVDLIIIDSVAALTPKSEIEGDMGDQHVGLQARLMSQALRKVTGVIHKMNTTVIFINQIRMKIGVMGYGSPETTTGGNALKFYASVRIDVRRIATLKQGEQNIGNRVKAKVVKNKVAPPFRGAEFDIMFGEGISKEGELIDYGVKLDIVDKSGAWFSYEDKKLGQGKENAKIFLKENPEIAQEIEEKIKASISVTDDLSADDDENLEE, from the coding sequence ATGGCATTAGATGAGAATAAACAAAAGGCGATAGAATTAGCTATTAAACAAATTGATAAAGCCTTTGGAAAAGGTGCTTTAATAAGGCTTGGAGATAAACCTGTAGAAAAAATTGATGCAATTAGCACAGGTTCTTTAGGGTTGGATATTGCTCTTGGAATTGGTGGGATTCCAAAGGGCAGAATTATTGAGATTTATGGACCAGAGAGTTCAGGTAAAACAACACTTGCCTTGCAAGTAGTAGCAGAATGTCAAAAAAAAGGTGGAATTTGTGCTTTTATTGATGCAGAACACGCTCTTGATGTAACCTATGCTAAAAGACTTGGTGTTGATGTGGAGAATCTTCTTGTTTCTCAGCCGGATTTTGGAGAACAAGCTTTGGAGATTCTAGAAACGCTTACAAGAAGTGGGGGCGTGGATTTGATCATTATTGATTCTGTTGCTGCGCTTACTCCAAAAAGTGAAATTGAAGGGGATATGGGTGATCAGCATGTGGGACTTCAAGCAAGGCTTATGAGCCAAGCTTTAAGAAAAGTTACAGGTGTGATTCACAAAATGAATACGACGGTGATTTTTATTAATCAAATTCGTATGAAAATTGGAGTGATGGGATATGGAAGCCCAGAAACCACTACAGGTGGGAATGCATTAAAATTTTATGCGAGTGTAAGGATTGATGTAAGACGCATTGCGACTTTAAAACAAGGTGAGCAAAATATTGGGAATCGCGTTAAGGCAAAAGTTGTTAAAAATAAAGTTGCACCACCTTTTAGAGGGGCAGAATTTGATATTATGTTTGGTGAGGGAATTAGCAAGGAAGGTGAATTAATTGATTATGGTGTAAAGCTTGATATTGTTGATAAAAGTGGAGCGTGGTTTAGTTATGAAGATAAGAAGTTGGGTCAAGGTAAGGAAAACGCCAAGATATTCCTTAAAGAAAACCCAGAAATTGCACAGGAAATAGAGGAAAAAATCAAGGCTTCTATTAGTGTAACAGATGATTTATCTGCAGATGATGATGAAAATTTAGAAGAATAG
- a CDS encoding 3-methyladenine DNA glycosylase: MQIQNSFDLFCLLKNLGYLKNPPHNLWWPNAGRFEVIIGAILVQNTRWESAFNAINRLRTKDLLSLESLANIPLTTLQNLINDVGFFRQKSQRILWLCQNILVEFGDFESFCENVSREWLLSQKGIGNETCDAILCYGALREEMVADQYTYKLLKSYGYELENYDDIKEWLVSGIIENYEKICKLYGYPIPLNVLYARFHGKIVEYCKENKFK, translated from the coding sequence GTGCAAATCCAAAATAGCTTTGATTTGTTTTGTCTTTTAAAAAATCTTGGATATTTAAAAAATCCTCCCCATAACCTTTGGTGGCCCAATGCGGGAAGATTTGAAGTCATTATAGGGGCAATTTTGGTGCAAAATACGCGTTGGGAAAGTGCTTTTAATGCAATTAATCGCTTGAGGACAAAAGATTTGCTTAGCCTAGAATCCTTAGCAAACATTCCCCTAACCACTCTACAAAACCTTATAAATGATGTGGGATTTTTTCGGCAAAAATCGCAACGAATCCTTTGGTTATGTCAAAATATTTTAGTAGAATTTGGAGATTTTGAGAGTTTTTGTGAAAATGTCAGCAGAGAGTGGTTGCTTAGCCAAAAAGGCATTGGCAATGAAACTTGCGATGCAATTTTATGCTATGGTGCTTTAAGAGAAGAAATGGTAGCTGATCAATACACTTATAAACTTCTCAAAAGTTATGGTTATGAATTAGAAAATTACGACGATATTAAAGAATGGCTGGTGAGTGGAATAATAGAAAATTACGAAAAAATATGCAAACTCTATGGATACCCCATTCCACTTAATGTGCTTTATGCGAGATTTCACGGAAAAATCGTGGAATACTGCAAAGAAAATAAATTCAAATAA